The Leadbetterella byssophila DSM 17132 DNA window AATAGAAAAGTAGACTTAGCATTACTCGTATATAATTATGGTTTCACCGTCAAAAGCTGTTTTATATACCTTGATTCCTTTTGTCCCATATTCATTCAGACCGGTGCCGGACATATTGTATCGCGCTCCATGTTCGGGACAATACCATTCCCCAAATCGGTAAGAAATGGTTCGGTTATTCTCGTGAGAGCATACTACTGTTGCAGCGATATATTTTCCTTCTTTTGAAAGAGCTAAGACAAAAGTATTCCCTAAGGTGATGTATTGATTTCTAACCAAAAGTTTGGCGTACCTTGGATCTGAAATGTTGATCCTATAGAGGTATTGGATCTTTTCCAATTCTTCCGTAGTTATCTGATAGTCAGGATCAGGTCCAGAGCCGGTGATCTCTTCAACCGGACTGCCGTCTGGTTTCAGTAAGGTTCCATCCGGAAGGCGGGTTAAAGCTCCCACTTCCTGTTCTCCCACGCAGGAGAGAAGGGCCATAAGAGCTCCTCCTGTAAATCCGCAAGATTTTAAAAATTCATACCGGGTCATATAGAAGCGGTTTTTGTTGTAAAAAAACGCAGATTTTCTTCTTTATGGGTGCATTTTGCAGTTTTTTTTAGAATGTAAATCAGGTATTAAGGGAAAAAGGTGGATAGAACTTACTTTTGTGGTATTAATCGACTTCTATGAAAATCAGCGTTATTACCGTTTGCTTTAATGCGGTTCAAACCTTGGAACAAACAATCACAAGTGTTTTAAGTCAAGATTATCCGGACTTTGAATACATAGTGGTAGATGGTGGATCAAAAGATGGAACGGTAGCTCTATTAGAAAGATATGCTGATAAGATTAGATACATTTCTGAAAAAGACAATGGGATTTATGATGCCATGAATAAGGGAGTCCGTCTAGCTAGCGGAGAGGTCATAGGTGTAATTGGCGCTGATGATTTTTATCCAGACGTTCAGGTATTGAGTAGAGTGGCCAAAGGTTTTACTGAAGTGGATACAGATTCTGTGTATGGAGATGTAAAGTTTGTAGATCCTCTCGACACAGAAAAGGTAGTGAGATTTTGGAAAGATGCTCCATATGATAAAGCGAATTGGCTTAAGGGATGGATGCCACCGCATGTAGCCTTCTTTTTGAAAAAGTCAGCCTATGAAAAGTACGGTCTGTATCATACTGAATTTACTTGTTCAGGCGACTATGAGCTGATGCTAAGAAT harbors:
- a CDS encoding Rieske 2Fe-2S domain-containing protein, producing MTRYEFLKSCGFTGGALMALLSCVGEQEVGALTRLPDGTLLKPDGSPVEEITGSGPDPDYQITTEELEKIQYLYRINISDPRYAKLLVRNQYITLGNTFVLALSKEGKYIAATVVCSHENNRTISYRFGEWYCPEHGARYNMSGTGLNEYGTKGIKVYKTAFDGETIIIYE
- a CDS encoding glycosyltransferase family 2 protein encodes the protein MKISVITVCFNAVQTLEQTITSVLSQDYPDFEYIVVDGGSKDGTVALLERYADKIRYISEKDNGIYDAMNKGVRLASGEVIGVIGADDFYPDVQVLSRVAKGFTEVDTDSVYGDVKFVDPLDTEKVVRFWKDAPYDKANWLKGWMPPHVAFFLKKSAYEKYGLYHTEFTCSGDYELMLRMLYKNDLKAHYIPATLMTMRVGGTSSASLKHRWVANQEDRKAWRMNNLKPKWYTLWLKPISKIKQLFMKG